From Toxorhynchites rutilus septentrionalis strain SRP chromosome 2, ASM2978413v1, whole genome shotgun sequence, a single genomic window includes:
- the LOC129770251 gene encoding polyisoprenoid diphosphate/phosphate phosphohydrolase PLPP6, which produces MKQNQQDNIDPKTRMEKDREDRKLPPALKKILALDVVLTKRFVSFMLNFVPFRSLRTHCKVLEYSCHGIAWLAGWLAFSWMIDKPDWYQMQVNLFIGLLTDIVMVAVVKAATRRRRPAVNDDPFCIGPDKFSFPSGHVSRGVYIVTFLTWLDPVSIVLWPPLLAWCVSLCLSRLLLYRHHILDVIGGICFGLFNAFLISLIWFDQESCIWIISHMTDEKISGAEYGV; this is translated from the exons ATGAAGCAAAATCAACAGGACAAT ATCGACCCGAAAACGCGAATGGAAAAAGATCGCGAAGATCGAAAGCTTCCACCGGCGCTGAAGAAAATTCTGGCTCTGGATGTCGTGCTCACGAAACGATTTGTAAGCTTTATGCTAAACTTTGTACCGTTCCGATCGTTAAGGACCCATTGTAAAGTTTTGGAATATTCCTGCCATGGTATCGCTTGGCTGGCCGGATGGCTTGCCTTCAGTTGGATGATCGACAAACCGGATTGGTACCAGATGCAAGTGAATCTGTTTATCGGTCTGCTCACGGACATCGTCATGGTGGCCGTTGTCAAGGCAGCAACCAGACGCAGACGGCCGGCTGTCAATGATGATCCATTCTGCATTGGACCGGATAAGTTTAGCTTCCCCTCGGGGCACGTTTCGAGAGGCGTTTATATCGTTACCTTCCTGACCTGGTTGGATCCCGTGAGCATTGTTTTGTGGCCACCGTTGTTGGCCTGGTGCGTATCGTTGTGTCTTTCCCGGCTGTTGCTCTACAGACATCACATTTTGGACGTCATCGGTGGAATCTGCTTCGGACTGTTCAACGCTTTCCTCATCTCGCTCATCTGGTTTGATCAGGAAAGTTGCATCTGGATAATCTCACATATGACCGACGAGAAGATATCGGGAGCGGAGTATGGGGTCTAA
- the LOC129770250 gene encoding acylglycerol kinase, mitochondrial, giving the protein MAFIIRFAKGVRKHWKKSTFLASAVAYGVSYSSEKYEIKQLMRHYCEEASKYGDIRVPVSQRLQKVLVILNPAANRRSCEEDFHDYCEPILHLAGFEIDIVKTDSEGHARRYVEELASLPDAIVVAGGDGTISEAISGLKRRSDGAQCPIGVLPVGRTNSLATALFKTSDQTTTLENVRAMANAAYAVVAGKREKMDVMKIEVLPNEADEKVPEKPVYAIGSLQWGAFRDILALRDKYWYTGSLRDYTAFLFNAFDGGHTWNCKAKVSFTEPCSGCSNCYKDIQQQTQRKEQPRRWWSVFLPQRKKDDGIDYTKVVNNECSIAHELEINPSELVLQTANIDSEKNGNKPKLCLRIGSPVDSGFTFLGESWPRLWHRRYIECPTEKALEIRTLEIIPQNLKVTESETEMFYSIDSEAYEVRPVRITVIPNTVEIFTF; this is encoded by the exons ATGGCATTTATAATACGTTTCGCCAAAGGCGTCCGGAAACACTGGAAAAAGTCCACGTTTCTGGCCAGCGCAGTTGCGTATGGCGTATCGTATTCCAGCGAGAAATATGA aatcaAACAGCTGATGCGTCACTACTGCGAGGAAGCGTCCAAGTATGGCGATATTCGAGTTCCTGTGTCCCAGCGACTTCAAAAGGTTTTGGTTATACTGAATCCTGCCGCCAACAGACGGTCATGCGAAGAAGAT TTCCACGATTACTGCGAACCGATCCTCCATCTCGCCGGCTTTGAGATTGACATCGTGAAAACCGATTCCGAAGGTCATGCTAGACGCTACGTTGAGGAACTGGCTTCCCTCCCAGATGCCATAGTCGTTGCCGGTGGCGATGGCACCATTTCGGAGGCAATCTCCGGACTCAAACGTCGCTCTGACGGTGCCCAGTGTCCGATCGGTGTCCTGCCGGTGGGGCGTACAAACAGCCTGGCCACAGCGTTGTTCAAAACAAGTGATCAAACGACAACGCTTGAAAACGTTCGGGCGATGGCAAATGCTGCTTATGCGGTGGTCGCGGGGAAGCGGGAGAAAATGGACGTGATGAAGATTGAAGTGCTGCCCAACGAGGCCGATGAGAAGGTCCCGGAGAAGCCAGTCTATGCGATCGGAAGCTTGCAGTGGGGTGCCTTTCGGGATATTTTAGCTCTGCGGGATAAATATTGGTACACTGGGTCACTGCGGGATTATACGGCTTTTCTTTTCAACGCGTTCGATGGTGGACATACGTGGAACTGCAAAGCAAAGGTGTCATTTACGGAGCCTTGCTCCGGTTGTAGCAATTGTTACAAGGACATTCAGCAGCAGACGCAACGGAAAGAACAACCAAGACGATGGTGGTCGGTGTTTTTACCGCAGAGGAAGAAGGATGACGGTATCGACTACACGAAAGTGGTAAACAACGAGTGCTCCATTGCACACGAGCTGGAGATTAACCCTTCGGAGTTGGTGCTGCAAACGGCCAACATTGacagtgaaaaaaatggaaataagcCAAAGTTGTGTTTAAGGATTGGTTCACCAGTGGATTCTGGCTTCACTTTCCTGGGTGAAAGTTGGCCTCGACTTTGGCATCGGCGATATATCGAATGTCCAACCGAAAAGGCTCTAGAAATCCGAACTCTGGAAATAATTCCACAAAATTTGAAGGTAACGGAATCTGAAACTGAAATGTTCTATTCCATCGACAGCGAAGCTTACGAAGTTAGACCAGTACGAATAACGGTGATACCAAATACAGtggaaatattcacattttga